A window of Maioricimonas rarisocia genomic DNA:
TCCAAACAGGAATTTAACGACATTTTGCACACGTGAAATTGTCAAAATCCCATTTGCCACTATCATGAAGGAGAACAGGGCGACAGAAGTCGCTCTCCGGCCAGAGCCTCAGCGCCGCCAGCCGCGGCGTGTTACGCGGTTTTTTCCACGGAATGACGAACGTCCCTCTCTCAACTTCCGATCGAGATCTTCTCCGGCAGCTCCGGCGGCTGGGAGCGGCGACGGTCCGTGAACTGTGTGAGAGCTGCGACGTCACCGCGACGGCGATCCGGCAGCGGCTGGGACGTCTCGAATCGGCCGCACTGGTCGAGAAGGAGATCGTCCGCCACGGCCGGGGTCGTCCACGCAATTGTTACAAGTTGACAGACAACGGGTTACAGCAGCTCGGAGAGAATTACGCCGAGCTGGCCCAGCTCCTCTGGGAACAGTTGGCCAACATCGATGACCCCGGCATTCGAGGGAAGCTGATCGACAGCCTCCGCTCGGCAATGGTCGAGCGCTACGGATCCAGCGTCGACGGCGCTACCCTGAAGGATCGGATCCGGCAGCTCGGTGCCGCACTCGCCCAGCGGGGCGCCGACGTCGAGATTGACGATCGTGAGGCCGGGGAGGGGGGACTGCCGATCCTCCGCGAGAACAATTGTCCTTACCACCGTCTGGCCGCAGCGGACGGGACGATCTGCGAACTGGAACAGTCGGTGTTCGAGTCGGTGCTCGATGCCGAAGTGGAACTGACCGCCTGTTGCATGGACGGCCATCACTGTTGTGAATTCGAGGTCACCGAACGCTCGGGGCATGAAGAAGTGTCGGCGGTTTCCCCGGGCAGCGAACCGCGTTAAAGTGACGTGTCCATTTCGGTCCGATTGTCGGGTTTCAGCGGCCGGACATCGAGAATACGCCTTTGTCTGTTTGAGGACGGATTGACCATGACCTGGATTGAAGGGCGGTTCGAAGAAAACGTCATCACCACTTCGCTCGAACAGGCGATGAACTGGGCGAAACAGTCGAGCATCTGGCCGATGACCTTCGGTCTGGCCTGTTGTGCGATCGAGATGATGGCGACCGGTGCCAGCCGCTACGACATCGACCGATTCGGGGCCGGGGCTTTCCGTGCCACGCCACGGCAGGCAGACCTGATGATCGTGGCCGGGACGGTGACCTATAAGATGGCCAGCCGGGTCCGTCGCCTTTACGAACAGATGCCCGACCCGAAGTATGTCATTGCGATGGGAGCCTGCACGGTCGGCGGTGGCCCGTACTTCAAGTACGGTTACCACGTGGTGAAGGGGGTCGACCTGGTCGTCCCGGTGGATGTGTACGTGCCGGGGTGCCCGCCGCGGCCGGAAGCCCTCCTCGAAGGGGTCATGCGAATTCAGGACAAGATCAAGGCGAAGAAACTCGCCAGGGGCGCCTCCGAGGTGCTGCCGGTTCCTCACCACACCGGCTACGTCCAGGAACCGCAACTGATCAACTCCTGACGGCGGCGGACGGCTCGTCCGCGCCAACGTCATACAGTGTCCGCAGTCTCCGCCGGCAAGCCGTCGGCGTGAGCAGTCAGTCGAATTACGGAATGTAACATGAGCAGTGTGCTGAAGATCGAAAACCTGCACGTCTCCGTCGGGGACGTGCCGATCCTCAAGGGCGTGAACCTCGAAATCGGTCAGGGCGAAATCCACGCACTGATGGGCCCGAACGGATCCGGCAAGAGCACACTCGCCTACACGCTCGCCGGACATCCGAAGTACGAGGTCACCGAAGGAAAGATCTCGCTGGACGGCAACGACATTGCCGAGCTGGATCCGTGCGAACGGGCCCGCCTGGGAATGTTTCTCGCCTTCCAGTACCCGGTCACCATCCCGGGCGTGAAGGTCGCCGACTTCCTGCGTCACGCCGTCTCGAACGTGCGGAACCCCGAACGGAAGGAAGGGGAAGAACTCATGCCGATGCGTGAGTTCCGTACCGAGTTGCGGCAGACAATGAAGGATCTGAACATCGACGCCGAGTTCGCCCGCCGGTACCTCAACGAAGGCTTCTCCGGCGGCGAGAAGAAGCGGATGGAGATTCTGCAGCTGGCGATGCTCAAGCCCCGGTTCGCCATGCTTGACGAGACCGACTCCGGCCTCGACAGCGACGCGGTCCGCGTGGTGAGCGAAGGACTGCGGACGCTCTCCGGCCCGCACATGGGCGTGCTGATCATCACGCACCACGAGCGTCTGCTCGAATACAACCAGCCGCAGTACACACACGTCATGCTGGCAGGCCAGATCGTCGAGACCGGCGATGCCGCCCTGGCGCACGAGCTTCATGCAAACGGATATGCGGGAGTCCGTGAACGTCATCCGGAAGCCGCGGCAGAGGAAGAAGCCGCCCGCAATCCGGAAGAAACCACCACCGCCTCCTGAGACCGGCCCAGCCGGCATCGCGACGCGACGTAAGTCACCATGACAACGACCACCCTGATCACCGCCGAAGAGTTTGGCCAGATGACGTTCGACACGCCCGTCGAACTCGTCCAAGGGGAGGTTGTGGAACTCAGCTTCGCTAACGCCCGGCATGGCATGGTGTGCACCAATGTCGCATACCTGCTGGGGACGCTGGAGCGGGAAAGCAATGGCACGAAGGTCGTTGCCTGCGGTTCGGGTGTCATCACGCGGCGCGATCCAGACTCCGTTCGGGGAGCGGACTTGCTCGTCGTGACACGCGAGCGACTCCCCGGGGCAGAGGTCCCGGTTGGATATTTCGATGTCGCCCCCGAACTGATCGTCGAAGTGGTGTCACCCAGCGACCGCTGGTCCGACGTCATTGCGAAGATTGCCGAGTACCTGCAGGCGGGCGTGCAGGAAGCTTGGATCGTCGATCCGGAACAGAAGCGGATTCATGTTTATCACGGCGACGCGGAACCACGGATGTTCGAAGCGTCTGCCGAAGTGAGCAGCCGGGCACTGCCCGGACTGCAGTTCAACGTTGACGACCTGTTTCGCGGAGTGTAGCCAGCCGGCAGCAGATCGCCGCTGCCTCTCGCGACAACAGTCCTGAAACAGACTCGCCCGACTTTCCATCGGAGCCGATCACCATGGCCAGCACTACCGAAAACCTGACACCCGACGCTGCGGGCATTCCCGAAGGCGGGTACAAGTTCGGATTCCACGATCCGACCGACAAATACACGTTCATGTCGCAGAAGGGACTGAACGCCCAGACCGTCGCCCAGATCTCCGAGATGAAAGGGGAACCGGCCTGGATGCGGGACTTCCGCGTGAAGTCCTTCGAGATCTTCGAGTCGAAGCCGATGCCCGACTGGGGGGGCGACATGTCCGGCATCGACTTCCAGGACATCTTCTACTACGTCAAGGCGGCCGATCATCAGGGGAAATCGTGGGACGACGTACCGGATGACATCCGCAAGACGTACGAACGCCTCGGGATCCCCGAAGCCGAGCAGAAGTATCTCGCCGGCGTGAAGGCCCAGTACGAGTCCGAAGTGGTCTACGGCTCATTGCAGGAAGACCTCGAGAAGCAGGGCGTCCTGTTCACCGACACCGACTCGGCCCTGCGGGACTACCCGGACACCTTCCGCGAACACTTCGCGACGGTCATTCCGCCCAGCGACAACAAGTTTGCCGCGCTCAACTCGGCCGTCTGGTCGGGTGGATCGTTCATCTACGTCCCGCCGGGAGTCCACATCGACTTCCCGCTGCAGGCGTACTTCCGCATCAACACCCAGAACATGGGTCAGTTCGAGCGGACGCTGATCATCGTCGACGAAGGAGCCAGCGTGCACTACGTCGAAGGCTGTACGGCTCCGGTCTACAGCACCGACTCACTGCACTCCGCGGTTGTCGAAATCATCGTCAAGAAGGAAGGTCGCTGCCGGTACACGACCATCCAGAACTGGTCGAACAACGTCTATAACCTCGTCACCAAACGGGCGATGGCCTACCGCGACGCCCTGATGGAGTGGGTCGACGGCAACCTCGGCTCGAAGCTGACGATGAAGTACCCGGCCGTCTACCTGATGGAACCGGGTGCCCGCGGCGAAACGCTGTCGATCGCCTTCGCCGGCGACGGACAGCACCAGGATGCCGGTGCGAAGATGGTCCACTGTGCTCCGCACACGTCGAGCCGGATCATCTCCAAGTCGATCAGCAAGGATGGCGGCCGCTCGAGTTATCGCGGTCTGGTAAAGGTTCAGAACGACGCGACCGACTGTAAGAGCAACGTCGTCTGCGACGCGCTGATCCTCGATCCGGAAAGCCGTAGCGACACCTACCCCTACATCGAGGTGGAGGAGGACGACGTCGCGATCGAGCACGAAGCGAGCGTCTCCAAGATCGCCGAGGAACAGCTTCTGTACCTGATGAGCCGCGGACTGACCGAAGCGGAAGCTTCCGCGATGATCGTCACCGGGTTCATCGAGCCGCTCGTCAAGGAACTCCCGATGGAATATGCCGTCGAGATGAACCGGTTGATCGAGCTGCAGATGGAAGGAAGCGTCGGCTGACCGACGACGTACCGGTTCCGGACGATGTACCGAGCCGTCACAGGCGGGAGCAGACTGAGATGCAGGCCTTCACCGTCACGCTGCTGTCTGTTCCTGCCGTGCTGTTCGGATCGACCCTCGCCCTGGCCGAAGCTCCGAACCGGAGCCAGGCTGAGGCGGCACTCGAGCGGGCCTGCCGGTTCTTCCACGACCACTGTTCGCATCACGGCGGATACGTCTGGAGATACAGCCGCGACCTGACTCTCAGCGAAGGGGAAGCCGAAACGGGCCCGGACACCGCATGGGTTCAGCCACCCGGCACTCCGGCAGTCGGCGAGACCTTCCTCGACGCCTGGGAGGCCACCGGCCGGGAAGAGTACCGGGACTGGGCGATCGAAACGGCTCGCGCGCTGGTTCGTGGTCAGCTGCAGTCCGGCGGATGGTACTACCGGATCGACTTCGACGAAGAGGAACGGAAACGCTGGGGCTTTCGCGACAATGAAGCCTATCGCCCCAGCCGGCGACGTAAGAACAAGACGAATGTGACGACGCTCGATGACGACGTCACACCGGCCGCTGTGCGGCTGCTGATGCGGGTCGATCGGGAACTGGACTTCAGTGACCGGGAGATCCACGAGGCGGCAATGTTTGCACTCGATGCGATCGTGGCCGCTCAGTATCCCAACGGAGGCTGGTACCAGAACTGGGACCGGTACCCTGAATCGGCCTCGAGCAATGACTTCCCTGTCATTGCCGCGTCGTATCCCGAAAGCTGGTCCCGCCGCTGGCTGAACGATTGGCCCGGCCGGTACTTCAATAACGACAACGTATCCGGCAACGTCATCGCGACGCTGCTGGAAGCATGGGACACCTACCAAGACGAACGTTACCTCGAGGCCGCCAAACGGGGAGGGGAGTTTCTGATCCGGGCGCAAATGCCCGACCCGCAGCCGGCCTGGGCCCAGCAGTACGATCCGCAGATGCATCCCTGCTGGGACCGCAAGTTCGAGCCGCCGGCCATCAGCGGGCTCGAATCACAGGACGTGATGGAAACACTGATGCTGCTGTATCGCCGCACCGGCGAGCAGCGGTTCCTCGAGCCGATCCCGCGGGCTCTCGAATACCTGAAGAACTCCCGGTATCCGGACGGCCGACTCGCCCGGTTCTACGAGTTGAAATCCAACCGGCCGCTGTTTTTCACGAAGGAATACGAACTGACGTACAACTCCGACGATTCCCCCACGCATTACGGCTTCATTGTCGACAGCCGACTGGACGCGATTGAAGCAGAGTTCACCCGACTCTCACGTCGGGGCCCGGAGGCACAGCCCACCGCGTCGCCTTCCCGCCGCGAACTGGCGGAACAGGCGGCCGCTGTGATCGAGGCTCTCGACGACCGGGGAGCCTGGATTGACCCGCGTTCGATGAAGGGGCACCGCAAGGCGTCTCCGGAAGGGGTCGTTCAGTCGGAAACGTTCAACACCAACGCCCGGGTGCTCTGCGAGTACCTGCAGTCATTGAATTGACCTGGCACGGTCGCCACGACCACCAGACAGACTCGATCGCACACACAGCAGCGACGTTACAGAACGGCAGGAAGAAGAATATGGCTCTCTCCGCAGCAACAACCGGATTCGACGCAGACATCTGGCAGGACTTTACTGCCGCACGGAACGAACCGGACTGGATTCTGGAACTCCGCCGTCAGGCCTTCGAGCTGTATCAGGAGAAGCTCGCAGCTCCTCTCGATCCGGAAGAGTACAAGCGGATCGACCTGCGGACGTTCCGACCCGAGAAATACGCGCTGCAGCCTGCAGGTGCCGGCACAGAAGCAACGGCCGGCCTCGACACGCTGATGCAGGACCGCGGCGAGTTCGCCGGTCGCGTGACACATGTCGACGGACACTGCACGAGTTCGGAACTCGCCCCCGAACTGGCCGGGAAGGGGGTGCTGTTCGGCGACCTGGCCACCATGCTCGAGCAGCATCGTGAACAGCTCGAACCGTACTTTCACACCCGGGCGGTTGATCCAGAGCGCGATCGTTTCTCGGCGTGGCATGCGGCGTTCTGGACGGGCGGCACCGTACTGTTCGTCCCCCGCAACGTCGAACTCGACGCTCCCCTGTACAGTCTGATCGGCCTGCAGGCAGACGGTGCGGCCGACTTCAGCCATACGCTGATCATCCTCGAAGAAGGGGCCTCGGCGACGCTGCTCGAAGAAACCTCTTCCTTCTCGCCCGATACCGAAGGTCTGCACGTCGGAGCCGTCGAACTGATCGTCGCACCGGGCGCCCGCCTGCGTTATGTGCAGCTGCAGAACTGGAACGAGAAGGTGCGGCACTTCGCCCACCAGTCCGGTCGGGTCGGTCGGGACAGCATGCTGCAGTGGACCGTCGGCGGCCTCGGAGCAAAGATGGCGCACATCCACCAGGACGTGCATCTCGACGGCCGCGGTGCTCATGCCGAAGTGAACGGCGTGACGTTCGCCACCGATCGCCAGCTCCTGTCGTACTACACGCAGCAGACGCACCATCAGCCCGATACCCGTTCGGACCTGCTGTACAAGGAGGTCTGCCGTGACAAGTCACGTGTCGTCTGGCGGGGGATGATCAAGGTCGATCCCGACGCCCAGAAGACGGACGGCTACCAGCGGAACGACGCGTTGATGCTCAGCCGCGACGCCCGGGCCGATGCAATTCCGGGACTGGAGATCGAAGCGGACGACGTCCGCTGTACACACGGAGCAACGGCAGGCCGCGTCGACGAAGAGCAGGTCTTCTACGCGATGTGCCGCGGACTGTCGCGGTACGAGGCGATGCACGTCATCGTCGAAGGCTTCTTCGCCGAGATCTATGACCGCATCCCGGTCGAACTGGTGCGGGAGACGCTCAGCCAGGCGGTCGAACGGAAGCTGGGAATCGGCGACTGACGCGCCCGGCGAATCTGCCGGGTTCGAGCGGCCCCGAAACGGGTTCGTCGCTCTCGCGCCTGCCTTGCCTGTATTCGTCACCGTCGACGAGAATCGTGCAGCCCCCTGACATTACCAAGAGAACCTCGATGGCTGAGCTTGAACGTGTCGCCTCCCGCGACGAGATCCCACCCGGCGGAAGAAAATCGGTCATTGTCGACGAGATTCCGGCCCTGCTGCTCCGCGCCGGCGACGACTATTACTGCATCGAAGACGTCTGCACCCACGACGGACAGCCGCTCACCGACGGCCCCCTGGCCGACAAGGTGATCACCTGCCCCCGTCACGGCGCCGAGTTCGACATCTCGACCGGGGCTCCCCTGTGCATGCCGGCAACCGAGCCGATCCGCACATTTGCTGTCGAACTTCGCGAGGACGGCGTGTACGTCGCGCTCGACTGACGCAACCCTCCCTCCGCCGCGGCAAGTCCGTTGATATGGCAGGACGTGGATGATTCTGCCAAGATTGAATCGCAACACCCTGTCGGATGTCTGCGGAGGTTCATCACGGTGACCGGATTTCGCCGTCAACTTGCCATTCTTTGCCTGGCCTGCTGCCCGCTGGTCTGCGGAATCGACGTGCGGGGGGACGATGCTGCCGCACCCGCAGCGGTTGAGTCGCTGATCGACCAGTTGAACGACCCCGCTTTCGAGACCCGCGACGCTGCTGAAGAAGCGCTCGTCCGGAAAGGGGCCGACGCGGTGGAATCCCTCGTTGACGCCGCCCGGCACCGCGGCCCCGAAGTCGCTCTCCGGGCGGTCTCCATCCTCGAACGGATCTTCCAGACCGACGAAGAGGCAGCCGGCGATGCTGCCGAGGTGGCCCTCGAATCGTTGCGGCGGGCGGACCGGGCCCCCATCGTTGATGCGGCAACGCGTGCACTGGCGGGCAATCACGAGATTCGCGAACGACGTGCCGTGGCCGCGATCCGCAAACTGGGCGGCCGGGTCGAGTACGGCATCGACGAAAACGCCACGATGATGGTGCAGAATCTTGCCGGCAACCAATTTCAGACCGCCCCCGTACAGGAGATCAAGACCATCTGGCTCACCAGGGGCTGGACCGGAGGGGAAGAGGGGCTGCGGCACCTGCGCCGACTGACACACGTCAGCAGCGTCAACATCTACCACATTGCCGGCAGCGGAGTCTCACGCGAAGCGGTCGAAGCGCTTGCCGCCGACCTTCAGGGGCTGCAGGTCGTTCGCCGCGGCAACGCGAGCCTGGGGATCAAACATCTGCCGATCGGCACCAACGTCTGCCGGGTGTCGGAAGTCGTCGACGGTGGTGCGGCCGAGAAGGCCGGTGTCGTGGCCGGCGACATCATCGTCCAGATTGACGAGACGACGATCGAGAAATTCGACGACCTGGTCAGCGAACTGAAGAACTACGAACCGGGGCAGGAAGCCGTCCTGAAAGTGATCCGCAACGGACAGTTCCGCTCCATTCCCGTCGAACTGGGGGGCTGGGACAACGTCAGCGCCGTGCCGGCCATGCGCGATCCCTTCGGTAACCCGATTCCGCGGAAGTAATTCAAACGCCTTCGGAGTCCCTGATGCGACGTCCGGACAGTCCTCACCTGCAGCAGGCACATCTGGCCCAAGCGACGCGGCGGCATTTCTTCTCGCAGTGTGGTCTCGGCATCGGTTCGGTCGCACTGGCCTCGCTGATGGGCGAGGGACAACTGACGGCCGCTCCCGCCGGCACGACCGCAGCGACACATTTTCCGCCACGCGCGAAGAACGTGATCTTCCTGTTCATGGCCGGTGGCCCCAGTCAGCTCGAACTGTTCGACCCCAAGCCAAAGCTGCAGGAACTCTCCGGGAACGTCATCCCGGAGTCGTTTGTCGAAGGCAAACGCTTCGCCTTCATCAAGCGGGACGCAAAGCTGCTCGGCACGAAGCAGACGTTCGCCCCACGTGGCGAAAGCGGCACCGAGATCTCCGACCTGCTCCCGCACACCGCAGCGATCGCCGACGACATCGCCGTCATCCGCTCGATGAAGACCGACGTCTTCAACCACGGCCCGGCAAAGCTTTTCGTCAACACCGGTTCGCCGCAGTTTGGCCGACCCAGCATGGGGGCATGGGTGACCTACGGCATCGGCAGCACGGCGACCGACCTGCCCGGTTTCGTCGTCCTGCAGTCCGGACCCCGCGGACCTCGTGGGGGCGCGCCGCTGTGGGGCAGCGGCTTTCTGCCGACCACTTACCAGGGGGTCCCGTTTCTGAACGGTGCCGACCCGATCCTCAACCTGTCCAATCCTGCCGGCATCGACAACGCCGCCCAGGAACAGTTCATCGATGCCGTCACCGATCTTAACTCGCTCCGCCGCGCAGTCGTGCAGGATCCGGAGATCGACACCCGTATCGCCGCCTACGAGATGGCGTACCGGATGCAGTCGAGCGCTCCGGAACTGATGGACCTCTCGGACGAATCATCCCATACGCTCGAAGCATATGGTGTCGATCCGGCGAAACCGTCCTACGCCCGCAACTGCCTGCTGGCACGTCGGCTGGTGGAGCAGGGGGTCCGCTTCGTCCAGCTGTACCACACCGACTGGGACCATCACGGCAACAAGGGGACCGACCTGGGCGAGGCACTTCAGGCCCGCTGCCGCGAGACCGACCAGGCGTCCGCCGCCCTGGTCAACGACCTGAAGCAGCGGGGCCTGCTCGACGACACGTTGGTGATCTGGGGCGGTGAATTCGGCCGGACTCCGCAGGGAGAAGTCCGCAGCGACCTGCGCGGTCGCGACCACCACATCGACGCCTACTCGATGTGGATGGCCGGAGGCGGCGTTCGCGGCGGCCAGACGATCGGCACGACCGACGAGATCGGCTACGAAGTTGTCGATCAGCCGGTTCACGTCCATGACCTGCAGGCAACTGTCCTGCACCTGCTCGGTCTGGACCACAAGCGGCTCACGTTCCGTTTTCAGGGACGGGACTTCCGCCTCACCGATGTCCACGGACAAGTCGTCGAACAACTCTTCTCCTGAGCTCGCGCCTTCCCGGGATGCTGGCCGCCGGGTGGCATACCCGTCCTTTCAAGCCGGGCATGTACGCCGAACATCACTTCGAGACGGCCCCGACGGCTCCCAGCGCCCACGCGACGGCTACTCGTCAGCCGGGACGGTCATCTCGATGAAATTGAAGTGGCCCCCCTGCGGATCGGTGACCACGGCAATGTGACCGACCCCCACTTCGAACGGCGGACGGATGACCGATCCGCCCAGGTCCGTCAGCGTCGAGCAGCTCGCTTGAACGTTCGCTACGGAGAAATAGACACCCCAGTGAGGTGGAATCGGTCCCATCTCCGGCGTCAGATTCAAGGCCCCTGCGTGCCTCCGGCCGCCGACATGGAAGCACCAGTAGTCGTCACCTGCTTCCTCCCTGTGCGTCGTCCAGCCAAACAGGTCTTCGTAGAACTTCGCACCATTCTTCACAGAAGGCGTCAGCAGCTCGCTCCAGCACCAGGTGTTCGGCACATTCGCCAGCGTGGCGCCGCACGTCTGGTTGGCCTGCCACAGACAGACGGCCGCACCGGCAGGATCGGTGATGACGGACATCCAGCCGGCATCCATGACCTGCATGACCGGCATTCGCACCTGTCCTCCCAAAGCTTCGACCCGCTCCGTCGTCGCCGCTGCATCCTCGACATTGACGTAGCTGCTCCAGACCGGCGGCATGCCGGCCTCTTTCATCTCCGGGTTCATCTCGCCGAAGCCCCCCACCGATTCGCCATCCAGCTTGAGGATGTAGTAGGGCGGGCCTCCCTGCGTATCCTGCTGCTCTGCTTCCCAGCCGAACAGCTTGCCGTAGAACTCCAGTGCCTGCGGACCGTCATGGGCCATCAGGTCCACCCAGCAGAACTGCCCGGGGGCGTACTTCGTGAAGCGTGCCATCTGTCGATCTCCGGAAGAGCCAGAACCTGTACACCTGTACCTTAACGCATCATGCCGAGGATCGATCGTCCAGGCAAGTGGGAAGCCTGCGATTTCACGCAAAACGAACAGGGCAGGCAGCGGCCGTACAAACGAAAAAGGCCCGCCGCCGGAAGCGCCTTTGCAGGAAGGCTTCCGGGACGGGCTCAGGGTCCCCGCCACAGTCGTGCCGGGAGATCAGTTGCCGCTGAGCAGCTTCGCAGGCGGCACGAAGGCCGCAATCCGGTTGAAGGCTTCGAGCACTTCGGCTTCCATCGCAGAGATCGTTGAACCACCCGGCACATCGATCCAGTGGCCGTTGGCCATATGGGCGATGGCCCGCATCAGATCGCGGTCAGCACCGGCCCCCACGGAGAGCGTGTGGATCGTCATGTCGTTGTCGACCGCTTCTTTCGCCTTGACGAGTGCGAACATCTTCGCGTCGTAGTTGCTCTCGCCACCGGACAACTGATAGTCGGCAGCGCCGTCGCCGTCGTAGTCGAACAGTTCATCCCAGTCCCAGTCGGAAGGAACTGTGTAGCTCTCCGTCACGTTGGCATTACCATCGGTCATCAGCAGAATGGTGGGGCGGGCGCCCGGCCGTCCGTACGACTGGATCGACGAGATGGCGCGAGAGATGCCGCCGCCGACATTCGTCGTGTCGTAGTAATGGGCCGCCTGCTTGTGCTGCATGATGGTGGCAACCGAGTCGTAATCCGTGGTCAGCGGTTCGGCACTGATATCGACGTACGGCATGTCGGTGTCGTTCAGAACCATCTCCAGCCGGTGGTACGTGTCGTAGCTGACCAGTCCCAGCGTGTCACCGAATCCCAGGTCCTCGAGGAAGTCGGCGAACAGCGTGTGCCCTTCCTTGATGGCATGGAACGGGTAATGCCGCGTCTTGTACAGGTCCGGCGTCTGATAATGCCGCCGTTTCTTGTCGAGCAGATAGTGGACGAACGTCATCCCGCCGTACATCTCGCGGTAACTACCCCGATTGATGTCGCTGTCAGAACGGACGTAGTCAATGAAGTCATCCCAGCTGCCGGACGGATACGGATAGGCAACCGTGTCCAGGCCGAAGACTGCTTCGACGTTCTCGTTCGTATCATCGAAACGGTAGGCGATCAGCGTCGCGGCCGAATCGGGAGTGTCGAACCGCTCACCGTAACCGGGCCCGTCACCACTGGAGTTGCACCCCGACTTGACCCATACGGTTTCGATCGTTTTGCCGGCATTGTCCCCCTGTCCCTGGAAGGTGCCGGTCTTCCCCTGGTTGAGGTTGTCGAACTTGTACTGCGTTCCGTCTTCGAATTCGAGAACGACGTTGGAGAGGTCCTTGGAGGACTCGATGTAAACGCTCGTCGTGTCCGCAGCGAAGGTGACCTCGATCGTGGGACGGCAACCGCTTCCGCTTTCACCCGCGACGGTCACCTCTTCGCCGACAATGTACTTGACCCACACCGTCGCAATGTCTTTGCCACTGTTGCTGTCGCTGCCGGAGTAGGTGCCGCCGCTCTCGTTGAGACCGGTAAACTTCTGCGACTTTCCGTTCGTGAACTCGAGGACGACTTCACTGTACGGCTGGTCGGACGTGATCTCCGTTTCGTCGTACTTGAACGTCACGGTCGCGGTCGGATCATCCGGGTTGTCGGAAGGGGGGCTGTCGAGTGACAGGTACTTCGGTGTGAAGATCATGTCTCCCACGTCGACCGGCTGCAGATCGTTGTAAATCTGCTGCAGGTTGGTCTCGATCGCCGGGATTCCCAGCTTGTCGACGGTCTCGCTGCGAAACTGGCTGTCGTAGGTCATCGAGCCGGAGAAATCGAGCACCGTCACGATGTCGCGGGCTTCGACGTAGGCGACTGCCTCGGCCCGGATCTTTGCCGTCCGGTCGCCGGTCACGCCGGCGAAGAACAGCTGCAACTGGCCGTCCGGCTTCGTCACGTCGGGATCGTCGCGGCGGGCGATCACGCGGACGACGTTCGAAGGGGACTCGTTCCAGGTGACTTCAAACTCGCCCGTCGAGTCGTTGTAGGATCGCTTGCCGAACTCGACATCCTCGTTCGGATCGACGTACACGCCGTTGAGGGCAGCCACCTCGACCGCCTTCTGGGCGGCCTGCGACTTGGAGTACTCGACGAGGTTGCCCACCTCCGGTCCGGCATTCTCGACGGCATGGGTGATTTCCATCGCCGCCGCGAGCGCCGCCGCATCGACAGCGTTCTGCATCTTGGTCTTTGTCAGCGAAATCGTGCCGACGTCGACCGAGAAGGCAACGAAGGTGATGCACGCCGTCAGACAGAAGAAGGCAACGACGATAAAC
This region includes:
- a CDS encoding DUF1501 domain-containing protein; translation: MRRPDSPHLQQAHLAQATRRHFFSQCGLGIGSVALASLMGEGQLTAAPAGTTAATHFPPRAKNVIFLFMAGGPSQLELFDPKPKLQELSGNVIPESFVEGKRFAFIKRDAKLLGTKQTFAPRGESGTEISDLLPHTAAIADDIAVIRSMKTDVFNHGPAKLFVNTGSPQFGRPSMGAWVTYGIGSTATDLPGFVVLQSGPRGPRGGAPLWGSGFLPTTYQGVPFLNGADPILNLSNPAGIDNAAQEQFIDAVTDLNSLRRAVVQDPEIDTRIAAYEMAYRMQSSAPELMDLSDESSHTLEAYGVDPAKPSYARNCLLARRLVEQGVRFVQLYHTDWDHHGNKGTDLGEALQARCRETDQASAALVNDLKQRGLLDDTLVIWGGEFGRTPQGEVRSDLRGRDHHIDAYSMWMAGGGVRGGQTIGTTDEIGYEVVDQPVHVHDLQATVLHLLGLDHKRLTFRFQGRDFRLTDVHGQVVEQLFS
- a CDS encoding Rieske (2Fe-2S) protein, with amino-acid sequence MAELERVASRDEIPPGGRKSVIVDEIPALLLRAGDDYYCIEDVCTHDGQPLTDGPLADKVITCPRHGAEFDISTGAPLCMPATEPIRTFAVELREDGVYVALD
- the sufD gene encoding Fe-S cluster assembly protein SufD, translated to MALSAATTGFDADIWQDFTAARNEPDWILELRRQAFELYQEKLAAPLDPEEYKRIDLRTFRPEKYALQPAGAGTEATAGLDTLMQDRGEFAGRVTHVDGHCTSSELAPELAGKGVLFGDLATMLEQHREQLEPYFHTRAVDPERDRFSAWHAAFWTGGTVLFVPRNVELDAPLYSLIGLQADGAADFSHTLIILEEGASATLLEETSSFSPDTEGLHVGAVELIVAPGARLRYVQLQNWNEKVRHFAHQSGRVGRDSMLQWTVGGLGAKMAHIHQDVHLDGRGAHAEVNGVTFATDRQLLSYYTQQTHHQPDTRSDLLYKEVCRDKSRVVWRGMIKVDPDAQKTDGYQRNDALMLSRDARADAIPGLEIEADDVRCTHGATAGRVDEEQVFYAMCRGLSRYEAMHVIVEGFFAEIYDRIPVELVRETLSQAVERKLGIGD
- a CDS encoding VOC family protein, whose translation is MARFTKYAPGQFCWVDLMAHDGPQALEFYGKLFGWEAEQQDTQGGPPYYILKLDGESVGGFGEMNPEMKEAGMPPVWSSYVNVEDAAATTERVEALGGQVRMPVMQVMDAGWMSVITDPAGAAVCLWQANQTCGATLANVPNTWCWSELLTPSVKNGAKFYEDLFGWTTHREEAGDDYWCFHVGGRRHAGALNLTPEMGPIPPHWGVYFSVANVQASCSTLTDLGGSVIRPPFEVGVGHIAVVTDPQGGHFNFIEMTVPADE
- a CDS encoding PDZ domain-containing protein; the encoded protein is MTGFRRQLAILCLACCPLVCGIDVRGDDAAAPAAVESLIDQLNDPAFETRDAAEEALVRKGADAVESLVDAARHRGPEVALRAVSILERIFQTDEEAAGDAAEVALESLRRADRAPIVDAATRALAGNHEIRERRAVAAIRKLGGRVEYGIDENATMMVQNLAGNQFQTAPVQEIKTIWLTRGWTGGEEGLRHLRRLTHVSSVNIYHIAGSGVSREAVEALAADLQGLQVVRRGNASLGIKHLPIGTNVCRVSEVVDGGAAEKAGVVAGDIIVQIDETTIEKFDDLVSELKNYEPGQEAVLKVIRNGQFRSIPVELGGWDNVSAVPAMRDPFGNPIPRK